TCCAGGAAGCGAAAAGGCTATTATCATCCTAGCAGATGGCAAACAGATCAATCTCGATGAATTATCGCTAAATCAGAGAATCCAAGTCGGAGAGACAATTCTAACAAAAGATGCTCAGGGGAAAATCAGTTATCAAAATGCCACTACCGGAAAAATTATTCCGCAACAAAACACATTAAAAACTCCTAAAGGAGCAACCTATGAACTCGTTTTAGCAGATGGCACATTGGTTAGTCTCAACGCTGACTCGAAGCTAACTTATCCTTCTTCATTTGAGTCGGGAGACCGTATCGTCGAGTTGGAAGGTGAAGCTTATTTTCGGGTAACAAAAACAAAAGACCACAAAAGCTTCATTGTTAAGACAAAAAACCAACAAACGAAGGTACTCGGCACAAAATTTAATATCAATGCCTATTCAGATGAAGAAGATATCCGTACCAGTCTAGAAGAAGGTTCAGTGATTGTTTCCGAACAGCGCAGTGCAATTAAATTAAGGCCCAACGAGCAAGCATTTTCTGAGAACGGGAAACTCCGTTCGAAGACCATCAATATAGACCAAGTACTTAGTTGGAAAAGCGGTCAATTCTGTTTTGATGGGACAAATACATCTGAAGTGTTTAAAGAAATCGCAAGGTGGTATGATATAGATGTCACGTATAATGGAACGAGCAATGCCAGTCAATATAGTGGGAAAATTCCCCGGAATTTAAGTTTAGATAAGCTTATTCAGCTTTTGAATTATGCAAATATCCAAACAAAAGCTGTTATAGGAAAGAATAATAGAATCAACTTAATCATCACATAACCAAAATTATTACTGAAATGAAAAGCGAAAAACTACCACCCTAATTCCTGGCTATTGATATCAATAAAGACGGATCCTGTTGGCGCAGAACCCGTCCAACTTATTGGTATTAAAGTATCGTCTAACTTCTAAATTATTAACACGTTAAAACCAAACGAATTTAATGAAATTTACCTTAACTCCGTTCATTAAGAAGGAGAAAGATTTTCATTCGACCAATTTGGACGCTAACCTAGCGTCCTATATATGGCGAATTTATGAAAAACAAAAGCCTCTTTGTGCGCGCCCATTATCTAGATCTCTCATGAGGATCAACTTAATCACCCTACTACTAGGCCTAGGTCTGTCTCAAGTAGATGCAAACACCTATGCCCAACAGATTAGCTTAAAAAAGCAAAAATCGAGTCTGGAATCGATCTTAAAAAACCTCGAAAAACAGAGCGGTTATTCATTTTTTTACAAGAAAAATGAGATCAACCAGATCATCGACTTAACTGCTGAAATCAAGGATACCCCATTTAAACAAGCGTTAAATGTTATTCTGAACAAAGCAAATCTGTCTTATGACTTTTTTGATAAAACAGTAGTTGT
The window above is part of the Sphingobacterium sp. ML3W genome. Proteins encoded here:
- a CDS encoding FecR family protein: MKRVKELYRLISSFLSRSENIEERKQLFKWFDQQSAGKIPPEQFSTIQKNVKNRLLAEIGVIEKKSNNIKYVRIISAAAAVLIIAFFTYRYWPAAEHIASNKLLASIPPGSEKAIIILADGKQINLDELSLNQRIQVGETILTKDAQGKISYQNATTGKIIPQQNTLKTPKGATYELVLADGTLVSLNADSKLTYPSSFESGDRIVELEGEAYFRVTKTKDHKSFIVKTKNQQTKVLGTKFNINAYSDEEDIRTSLEEGSVIVSEQRSAIKLRPNEQAFSENGKLRSKTINIDQVLSWKSGQFCFDGTNTSEVFKEIARWYDIDVTYNGTSNASQYSGKIPRNLSLDKLIQLLNYANIQTKAVIGKNNRINLIIT